In one Paramormyrops kingsleyae isolate MSU_618 chromosome 18, PKINGS_0.4, whole genome shotgun sequence genomic region, the following are encoded:
- the LOC111838030 gene encoding creatine kinase M-type, translated as MPFGNTHNNFKLNFSVDDEYPDLTKHNNHMAKALTKEIYTKLRDKQTPSGFTLDDIIQTGVDNPGHPFIMTVGCVAGDEESYEVFKDLLDPIISDRHGGYKATDKHKTDLNFENLKGGDDLDPNYVLSSRVRTGRSIKGYTLPPHNSRGERRAVEKMAVEALNSLDGEFKGKYYPLKNMTDQEQEQLIADHFLFDKPVSPLLLASGMARDWPDARGIWHNENKTFLVWVNEEDHLRVISMQLGGNMKEVFRRFCVGLQKIEDVFKKHNHGFMWNEHLGFVLTCPSNLGTGLRGGVHVKLPKLSTHAKFEEILTRLRLQKRGTGGVDTASVGGVFDISNADRLGSSEVEQVQLVVDGVKLMIEMEKKLEKGEAIDGMIPAQK; from the exons ATGCCTTTCGGAAACACCCACAACAACTTCAAGTTGAACTTCTCCGTCGACGATGAGTACCCTGACCTTACCAAGCACAACAACCACATGGCGAAGGCCTTGACGAAAGAAATCTATACCAAGCTGCGGGACAAGCAGACTCCCAGCGGTTTCACTCTGGATGACATCATTCAGACCGGAGTGGACAACCCTG GGCACCCCTTCATCATGACCGTCGGCTGTGTTGCTGGGGATGAGGAGTCTTATGAAGTCTTCAAGGACTTGCTTGATCCCATCATCTCCGACCGTCATGGTGGCTATAAGGCCACTGACAAGCACAAGACTGACCTGAACTTTGAGAACCTCAAG GGTGGTGATGACCTTGACCCCAACTACGTTCTGAGCAGTCGCGTGCGCACTGGACGCAGCATCAAGGGGTACACGCTCCCCCCCCACAACAGCCGCGGTGAGCGCAGGGCTGTGGAGAAGATGGCCGTAGAGG CCCTGAACAGCCTGGATGGTGAGTTCAAGGGCAAATACTACCCACTGAAAAACATGACTGATCAGGAACAGGAACAACTGATCGCTGACCACTTCCTGTTTGATAAGCCCGTCTCGCCCCTGCTGCTCGCGTCCGGCATGGCCCGCGACTGGCCTGACGCACGAGGCATCTG GCACAATGAGAACAAGACCTTCCTGGTCTGGGTGAATGAGGAGGACCATCTGCGCGTCATCTCCATGCAGTTAGGTGGCAACATGAAGGAGGTCTTCAGGCGATTCTGCGTTGGTCTGCAGAAG ATTGAGGATGTCTTCAAGAAGCACAACCACGGCTTCATGTGGAACGAGCACCTGGGCTTCGTGCTGACCTGCCCCTCTAACCTGGGCACCGGGCTGCGCGGCGGCGTCCACGTCAAGCTGCCCAAGCTGAGCACACATGCTAAGTTTGAGGAGATCCTCACCAGGCTGCGCCTGCAGAAGCGTGGCACAG GCGGCGTAGACACTGCCTCCGTGGGCGGCGTCTTCGACATCTCCAACGCTGACCGTCTGGGCTCCTCTGAAGTCGAGCAGGTCCAGCTGGTGGTTGATGGTGTGAAGCTGATGATTGAGATGGAAAAGAAGCTGGAGAAGGGAGAGGCCATCGATGGCATGATTCCTGCACAGAAGTGA